The following are from one region of the Etheostoma spectabile isolate EspeVRDwgs_2016 chromosome 15, UIUC_Espe_1.0, whole genome shotgun sequence genome:
- the cd2bp2 gene encoding CD2 antigen cytoplasmic tail-binding protein 2, with translation MPKRKVTFEDGDGVLELDEDLPNKKVCEVVSGPGSRFKGKHSLDSDEEDEGEETKSSSKYDILANDDVEGQEGPTIDYDEGVSITPFNLDEEMQEGYFDSEGNYFIKKEEQIRDNWLDNIDWVRIKEQPYKQKKKGLGAKRKRRAGDEDEAEEEKQREEKQAGGENNEEEEEEEEEMEPAEDPLASYTQHQLTEAVVELLLPGETVAKALRRLGGLGGRKKGKLREQSEPTEETKRDTEKLDRLTALADRLVGSGMFEIYQQTYEKLAYMMKSMTSKRPAVGKPSGDSDEEEDELDMFADKFDETHTGRSEREEDEKVSEEVMWEYKWENKDDSEVFGPFTSQQMQGWVDEGYFSTGVYCKRVDQDGAQFYNSKRLDFELFT, from the exons GTTTGTGAGGTTGTGAGTGGCCCAGGCTCCAGGTTTAAGGGCAAACATTCCCTTGACAGCgatgaagaagatgaaggggaagaaacaaaaagcagcagcaaatatgatattctggccaatGATGACGTGGAGG GCCAAGAAGGACCCACCATTGACTATGATGAGGGCGTTTCCATTACACCTTTCAACCTGGATGAGGAGATGCAGGAAGGATACTTTGACTCCGAGGGAAACTATTTCATCAAAAAGGAAGAACAGATTAGAGACAACTGGCTTGACAACATTGACTGG GTGAGAATAAAAGAACAACCTtacaaacaaaagaagaaaggtCTTGGAGCCAAACGGAAACGCAGAGCTGGGGATGAGGAtgaggctgaggaagagaaacagagagaagagaagcagGCAGGCGGAGAAaacaatgaagaagaagaagaggaggaggaggagatggagccTGCAGAGGACCCGCTGGCATCCTACACGCAGCACCAGCTCACTGAAGCTGTGGTCGAACTGTTGCTACCGGGGGAGACAGTTGCCAAAGCGCTCCGTCGGCTAGGAGGCCTTGGAGGAAGGAAGAAGGGGAAGCTGAGGGAACAGAGTGAACCCACGGAGGAGACCAAAAGGGATACAGAAAAGCTTGACAGGCTCACCGCACTAGCTGACAGATTGGTTGGATCTGGGATGTTTGAGATATATCAGCAAACATATGAAAAATTGGCCTATATGATGAAGAGCATGACAAGCAAGCGACCAGCTGTGGGAAAACCCAGTGGTGATagtgatgaagaagaagatgaacttgacatgtttgcagataaaTTTGACGAGACCCACACAGGCAGatcagagagagaagaagacgaAAAAG TGAGTGAAGAAGTCATGTGGGAGTACAAATGGGAAAATAAGGATGATTCGGAGGTTTTTGGCCCTTTCACCAGTCAGCAGATGCAG GGTTGGGTCGATGAAGGCTATTTCAGCACTGGTGTTTACTGCAAAAGGGTCGACCAGGATGGAGCTCAGTTCTACAACTCAAAGAGACTCGACTTTGAGCTCTTTACATGA
- the prr14 gene encoding uncharacterized protein prr14 isoform X1, whose translation MLTYPSDSLPQIVCPMDEDAIPANSFCSAPPHREPPPPFLPLSSVTPSCANDAISGHRESGHFQEIRAQTPKKQRNTDNGAAHKPATQNLSPTKRQRESANMVQVSQAKLSRVEGTHVHEKQKDGFDISFAAEHQYNEKDQKSPQKQPNGSAAENVVEQFADDTTQNLDTTKSDMDKCGGFSVGHNPTPTKGWVIGPLFQSFKSKMASFTEIVMTPVKLFIANSPPPSLDHPESLDECELQADGTFDVEHSEPSDVFHSEAQSENEAETNQQRLSKIKGARNAKTVALKYSKKISFEVELPTHSSEHAGECEITPKEKNSPDSVHSQHSPLPCIDSGEVSESVGSVTRSSMLLQPSVNVSASHESKLKMSCAKEDENCKLIVRLKPLPRKCTETRSRVRRITSKTLISEVKKEESQANDGQVSHMTLDKSNKADSSDNDKMLSLSPLVCQPDSDGPQPVGEGDCRKMESLVCHSHQKNLNDIGIRRTLEPTLDARQVECLLNPSAAGLGKGKRGLKLDCHSQNFVKRKRLTADKCTKNTKTQELLDVASESGLLRTPRKKVVSTNTIGDKEETLKPAQKRQAVSTRANRKGKGGKDMLAAMNETVLNTPTESSTVVMLVCSLDKSSGVSENNRKGSSKVKQLSGSCKRRKTRTGLGKPDVHIDGSNSGDLATTVATKQAVQEPLSEVLVRPGIKKLQSTSEYRNVNTKPQKRKSPNQASSATISNSTLVATSSALLMEPFELTLTDFNTSQQIQKEDSSKKELNQPSKRPKKGIGSAVKSSASAGSQETKQFSHNLHSITKEKQPKVGKGTILMDPVYFEMTPFESNQQPVPSPSQPNVACFLLLDKDVEHVIDGKEKSSAYGADEVFSTDAQASTHSSNGVSQLRSSARKVNIKPRRSDNQRRKCRILHGRTHKGGEVTNSSIMDDAALAAASSRSAGNGLSRRLLRSYSCPEIPCFRPHDTLWISSLHSPHHSSINTSHQHQFSHTPPVHHAHKSVLRARRHTVCSVEVEREIAPLCLRKEVYPSRRSLPYDRATQHLSRSFALSPSASLSALASCFLSSPLAFLSKKVDSRGAAASPSTSTHGSSPTSSSSKYPRIFLQRTDSSNAALDYSISGSSLQCEIERRQQSEEEDDGEDTSSSSQEFEDVGLREEKALSDSEIKVVQKHEERGKVSSIRIRKTLPKPQNNLTPMGLPKPIRLKKKEFSLEEIYTNKNFSKPPESRLETIFEVPLNRRNGSESCFGQRRFKRFLEFLDAGEARRPKRPLVGVGKAGISSSRTRRGGFPKDEPSLSVQDVDSLLCAKLDQLNLWLIHDQKDS comes from the exons ATGTTGACTTATCCCTCTGACTCGCTCCCTCAGATAGTTTGTCCAATGGATGAAGATGCTATTCCCGCAAACAGTTTCTGTAGTGCACCTCCCCACCGTGAACCTCCACCACCTTTCCTCCCCCTTTCCTCCGTCACTCCCAG CTGTGCCAATGATGCAATATCTGGACACAGAGAGAGTGGCCACTTTCAAGAGATCAGAGCACAAACTCCTAAAAAGCAGAGGAATACAGACAATGGAGCGGCTCACAAACCAGCCACACAAAATCTGTCCcccacaaagagacaaagggaGAGTGCAAACATG GTACAAGTGTCACAGGCCAAGCTGTCAAGAGTTGAAGGTACACATGTACATGAGAAACAAAAG GATGGATTTGATATTAGTTTTGCAGCGGAGCACCAATATAA TGAAAAGGACCAGAAAAGCCCACAGAAGCAACCAAATGGCTCTGCTGCAGAAAATGTAGTTGAGCAGTTTGCGGATGATACCACACAGAATCTTGACACCACTAAATCTGACATGGATAAATGCGGCGGATTTTCTGTTGGACACAATCCAACTCCAACAAAGGGATGGGTGATCGGCCCCTTGTTTCAGTCATTCAAGTCGAAGATGGCCAGTTTCACAGAGATAGTCATGACTCCTGTTAAACTCTTCATAGCTAATAGTCCACCACCATCCTTGGACCATCCAGAAAGCCTGGATGAGTGTGAGCTACAGGCCGATGGAACATTTGATGTGGAACATTCAGAGCCAAGTGATGTGTTTCATTCAGAAGCACAAAGTGAGAATGAGGCTGAAACTAATCAGCAGAGGCTCAGTAAAATTAAAGGTGCAAGAAATGCAAAAACTGTTGCTcttaaatattcaaaaaaaatatCCTTTGAGGTGGAGTTGCCAACACACAGCTCTGAACATGCAGGGGAGTGTGAAATAACTCCGAAGGAAAAAAACTCACCTGATTCTGTGCATTCGCAACACAGTCCCTTACCCTGCATTGATTCTGGGGAAGTTTCAGAGTCTGTTGGGTCCGTTACTAGGTCCTCCATGCTGTTACAGCCCTCTGTCAATGTAAGTGCCTCACATGAATCCAAGTTAAAGATGTCATGTGCTAAGGAGGATGAGAACTGCAAACTGATTGTCCGGCTGAAACCACTGCCTAGGAAATGTACAGAAACCAGATCTAGAGTAAGGAGAATTACCTCTAAGACTTTAATATCCGAAGTCAAAAAGGAAGAGTCTCAGGCTAATGATGGGCAGGTTTCTCACATGACTCTAGACAAATCAAACAAAGCTGACTCAAGTGATAATGACAAAATGCTGTCATTATCCCCCTTGGTCTGTCAGCCTGACTCTGATGGTCCTCAGCCGGTTGGTGAAGGTGATTGCAGGAAAATGGAAAGTCTGGTTTGCCATAGCCACCAGAAAAACTTAAATGACATTGGTATTAGAAGAACACTTGAGCCTACTTTAGACGCTCGGCAGGTGGAGTGTCTGCTAAATCCTTCAGCTGCCGGTCTTGGGAAAGGAAAGAGGGGCCTGAAACTTGACTGCCATTCCCAAAACTTTGTGAAGAGGAAGAGATTGACAGCAGATAAATGTACAAAGAATACAAAAACGCAAGAGTTATTAGATGTGGCTTCAGAAAGTGGCCTATTGAGAACACCAAGAAAGAAGGTTGTGTCGACAAATACCATTGGAGATAAGGAAGAAACGCTGAAGCCTGCTCAAAAAAGACAGGCTGTTTCAACAAGAGCAAATAGGAAAGGAAAAGGTGGAAAAGATATGCTTGCTGCGATGAATGAAACCGTGTTAAACACACCAACCGAAAGTTCCACTGTTGTGATGTTGGTTTGCTCACTGGATAAAAGCAGCGGTGTGTCAGAGAACAACCGAAAGGGCAGCAGCAAGGTGAAGCAGCTCAGTGGTTCTTGCAAAAGAAGGAAGACCAGAACCGGTCTTGGTAAACCTGATGTACACATTGATGGATCAAACAGTGGGGATCTGGCAACCACCGTGGCAACAAAACAAGCTGTCCAGGAACCGTTATCAGAAGTCCTTGTCCGTCCTGGCATAAAGAAGCTCCAGAGCACAAGCGAGTACAGGAATGtcaacacaaaaccacaaaaacgGAAATCGCCAAACCAAGCGAGTTCAGCTACAATATCGAACAGCACTTTGGTAGCTACCTCATCAGCACTATTAATGGAGCCTTTTGAACTCACGCTCACAGATTTTAATACTTCCCAGCAAATTCAAAAAGAGGATAGCTCTAAAAAGGAACTAAATCAGCCGTCCAAGAGACCCAAAAAGGGTATCGGAAGTGCTGTTAAATCATCTGCGTCAGCTGGGAGTCAAGAAACAAAGCAATTTTCCCATAACCTTCATTCGATAACCAAAGAAAAGCAGCCTAAAGTAGGCAAAGGTACAATCTTAATGGACCCTGTGTATTTTGAAATGACACCTTTTGAAAGTAACCAGCAACCTGTTCCTTCACCCTCCCAACCTAATGTAGCCTGTTTTCTACTATTGGATAAAGATGTTGAGCATGTCATTGatgggaaagaaaaaagttCTGCTTATGGGGCTGATGAGGTATTTTCCACTGACGCTCAAGCCAGTACCCACAGCAGCAATGGTGTATCTCAACTAAGGTCTAGCGCAAGAAAGGTTAACATTAAGCCAAGGAGATCAGATAACCAAAGGAGAAAATGCAGGATTTTGCATGGTAGGACACACAAAGGTGGAGAGGTGACAAACTCCAGCATTATGGACGATGCAGCCCTGGCTGCAGCAAGTTCACGCTCAGCAGGAAATGGCTTGTCGAGACGCCTGTTGCGCAGCTACTCTTGCCCAGAGATCCCCTGCTTTCGTCCCCATGACACACTTTGGATTTCTTCTTTGCATTCACCCCATCACAGCAGTATTAACACATCACATCAGCACCAGTTTTCCCACACTCCCCCTGTCCATCATGCCCACAAATCTGTGCTGCGGGCTCGTCGACACACGGTCTGTAGTGTAGAAGTGGAGAGGGAGATCGCCCCTCTCTGCCTTCGTAAGGAGGTGTATCCATCCAGAAGATCGCTCCCGTATGACCGAGCCACCCAACACCTGTCTCGGAGTTTTGCACTTTCTCCCAGCGCTTCCCTCTCAGCTCTCGCATCTTGTTTCCTCTCAAGCCCCCTGGCTTTCCTTTCTAAGAAAGTTGACAGCAGAGGAGCTGCTGCCAGCCCCAGCACTTCCACTCATGGTTCTTCTCCCACCTCGTCTTCTTCCAAATACCCCCGAATATTCCTCCAAAGAACTGACTCCTCTAATGCTGCTTTGGACTATAGCATTAG TGGGAGTTCCTTGCAGTGTGAGATTGAGAGAAGGCAACAGagtgaagaggaggatgatggcGAGGACACAAGCTCTTCCAGCCAGGAGTTTGAAGATGTAGGGTTGAGAGAAGAAAAGGCTTTGTCTGATTCGGAAATCAAG GTCGTGCAAAAGCATGAAGAACGAGGGAAGGTGTCGTCTATTAGAATTCGGAAAACTTTACCCAAACCTCAGAACAACCTGACACCCATGGGCCTGCCCAAACCCATCAG GCTGAAAAAGAAGGAGTTTAGTTTGGAAGAAATTTACACCAATAAGAATTTCAGCAAACCCCCTGAAAG CCGGCTGGAGACCATCTTCGAGGTGCCTCTCAATCGCCGGAATGGCTCGGAGTCCTGTTTTGGCCAGAGGCGTTTCAAGCGATTTTTGGAGTTCCTGGATGCTGGCGAGGCCAGAAGACCAAAGAGGCCTCTTGTCGGTGTTGGAAAGGCAGGTATTTCATCTTCCAGGACGAGACGAGGTGGCTTCCCTAAAGACGAGCCGTCCCTCAGCGTGCAGGATGTGGACTCACTTCTCTGTGCCAAGCTCGATCAGCTGAATTTGTGGTTGATACACGATCAGAAAGACAGTTGA
- the prr14 gene encoding uncharacterized protein prr14 isoform X2: MDEDAIPANSFCSAPPHREPPPPFLPLSSVTPSCANDAISGHRESGHFQEIRAQTPKKQRNTDNGAAHKPATQNLSPTKRQRESANMVQVSQAKLSRVEGTHVHEKQKDGFDISFAAEHQYNEKDQKSPQKQPNGSAAENVVEQFADDTTQNLDTTKSDMDKCGGFSVGHNPTPTKGWVIGPLFQSFKSKMASFTEIVMTPVKLFIANSPPPSLDHPESLDECELQADGTFDVEHSEPSDVFHSEAQSENEAETNQQRLSKIKGARNAKTVALKYSKKISFEVELPTHSSEHAGECEITPKEKNSPDSVHSQHSPLPCIDSGEVSESVGSVTRSSMLLQPSVNVSASHESKLKMSCAKEDENCKLIVRLKPLPRKCTETRSRVRRITSKTLISEVKKEESQANDGQVSHMTLDKSNKADSSDNDKMLSLSPLVCQPDSDGPQPVGEGDCRKMESLVCHSHQKNLNDIGIRRTLEPTLDARQVECLLNPSAAGLGKGKRGLKLDCHSQNFVKRKRLTADKCTKNTKTQELLDVASESGLLRTPRKKVVSTNTIGDKEETLKPAQKRQAVSTRANRKGKGGKDMLAAMNETVLNTPTESSTVVMLVCSLDKSSGVSENNRKGSSKVKQLSGSCKRRKTRTGLGKPDVHIDGSNSGDLATTVATKQAVQEPLSEVLVRPGIKKLQSTSEYRNVNTKPQKRKSPNQASSATISNSTLVATSSALLMEPFELTLTDFNTSQQIQKEDSSKKELNQPSKRPKKGIGSAVKSSASAGSQETKQFSHNLHSITKEKQPKVGKGTILMDPVYFEMTPFESNQQPVPSPSQPNVACFLLLDKDVEHVIDGKEKSSAYGADEVFSTDAQASTHSSNGVSQLRSSARKVNIKPRRSDNQRRKCRILHGRTHKGGEVTNSSIMDDAALAAASSRSAGNGLSRRLLRSYSCPEIPCFRPHDTLWISSLHSPHHSSINTSHQHQFSHTPPVHHAHKSVLRARRHTVCSVEVEREIAPLCLRKEVYPSRRSLPYDRATQHLSRSFALSPSASLSALASCFLSSPLAFLSKKVDSRGAAASPSTSTHGSSPTSSSSKYPRIFLQRTDSSNAALDYSISGSSLQCEIERRQQSEEEDDGEDTSSSSQEFEDVGLREEKALSDSEIKVVQKHEERGKVSSIRIRKTLPKPQNNLTPMGLPKPIRLKKKEFSLEEIYTNKNFSKPPESRLETIFEVPLNRRNGSESCFGQRRFKRFLEFLDAGEARRPKRPLVGVGKAGISSSRTRRGGFPKDEPSLSVQDVDSLLCAKLDQLNLWLIHDQKDS; this comes from the exons ATGGATGAAGATGCTATTCCCGCAAACAGTTTCTGTAGTGCACCTCCCCACCGTGAACCTCCACCACCTTTCCTCCCCCTTTCCTCCGTCACTCCCAG CTGTGCCAATGATGCAATATCTGGACACAGAGAGAGTGGCCACTTTCAAGAGATCAGAGCACAAACTCCTAAAAAGCAGAGGAATACAGACAATGGAGCGGCTCACAAACCAGCCACACAAAATCTGTCCcccacaaagagacaaagggaGAGTGCAAACATG GTACAAGTGTCACAGGCCAAGCTGTCAAGAGTTGAAGGTACACATGTACATGAGAAACAAAAG GATGGATTTGATATTAGTTTTGCAGCGGAGCACCAATATAA TGAAAAGGACCAGAAAAGCCCACAGAAGCAACCAAATGGCTCTGCTGCAGAAAATGTAGTTGAGCAGTTTGCGGATGATACCACACAGAATCTTGACACCACTAAATCTGACATGGATAAATGCGGCGGATTTTCTGTTGGACACAATCCAACTCCAACAAAGGGATGGGTGATCGGCCCCTTGTTTCAGTCATTCAAGTCGAAGATGGCCAGTTTCACAGAGATAGTCATGACTCCTGTTAAACTCTTCATAGCTAATAGTCCACCACCATCCTTGGACCATCCAGAAAGCCTGGATGAGTGTGAGCTACAGGCCGATGGAACATTTGATGTGGAACATTCAGAGCCAAGTGATGTGTTTCATTCAGAAGCACAAAGTGAGAATGAGGCTGAAACTAATCAGCAGAGGCTCAGTAAAATTAAAGGTGCAAGAAATGCAAAAACTGTTGCTcttaaatattcaaaaaaaatatCCTTTGAGGTGGAGTTGCCAACACACAGCTCTGAACATGCAGGGGAGTGTGAAATAACTCCGAAGGAAAAAAACTCACCTGATTCTGTGCATTCGCAACACAGTCCCTTACCCTGCATTGATTCTGGGGAAGTTTCAGAGTCTGTTGGGTCCGTTACTAGGTCCTCCATGCTGTTACAGCCCTCTGTCAATGTAAGTGCCTCACATGAATCCAAGTTAAAGATGTCATGTGCTAAGGAGGATGAGAACTGCAAACTGATTGTCCGGCTGAAACCACTGCCTAGGAAATGTACAGAAACCAGATCTAGAGTAAGGAGAATTACCTCTAAGACTTTAATATCCGAAGTCAAAAAGGAAGAGTCTCAGGCTAATGATGGGCAGGTTTCTCACATGACTCTAGACAAATCAAACAAAGCTGACTCAAGTGATAATGACAAAATGCTGTCATTATCCCCCTTGGTCTGTCAGCCTGACTCTGATGGTCCTCAGCCGGTTGGTGAAGGTGATTGCAGGAAAATGGAAAGTCTGGTTTGCCATAGCCACCAGAAAAACTTAAATGACATTGGTATTAGAAGAACACTTGAGCCTACTTTAGACGCTCGGCAGGTGGAGTGTCTGCTAAATCCTTCAGCTGCCGGTCTTGGGAAAGGAAAGAGGGGCCTGAAACTTGACTGCCATTCCCAAAACTTTGTGAAGAGGAAGAGATTGACAGCAGATAAATGTACAAAGAATACAAAAACGCAAGAGTTATTAGATGTGGCTTCAGAAAGTGGCCTATTGAGAACACCAAGAAAGAAGGTTGTGTCGACAAATACCATTGGAGATAAGGAAGAAACGCTGAAGCCTGCTCAAAAAAGACAGGCTGTTTCAACAAGAGCAAATAGGAAAGGAAAAGGTGGAAAAGATATGCTTGCTGCGATGAATGAAACCGTGTTAAACACACCAACCGAAAGTTCCACTGTTGTGATGTTGGTTTGCTCACTGGATAAAAGCAGCGGTGTGTCAGAGAACAACCGAAAGGGCAGCAGCAAGGTGAAGCAGCTCAGTGGTTCTTGCAAAAGAAGGAAGACCAGAACCGGTCTTGGTAAACCTGATGTACACATTGATGGATCAAACAGTGGGGATCTGGCAACCACCGTGGCAACAAAACAAGCTGTCCAGGAACCGTTATCAGAAGTCCTTGTCCGTCCTGGCATAAAGAAGCTCCAGAGCACAAGCGAGTACAGGAATGtcaacacaaaaccacaaaaacgGAAATCGCCAAACCAAGCGAGTTCAGCTACAATATCGAACAGCACTTTGGTAGCTACCTCATCAGCACTATTAATGGAGCCTTTTGAACTCACGCTCACAGATTTTAATACTTCCCAGCAAATTCAAAAAGAGGATAGCTCTAAAAAGGAACTAAATCAGCCGTCCAAGAGACCCAAAAAGGGTATCGGAAGTGCTGTTAAATCATCTGCGTCAGCTGGGAGTCAAGAAACAAAGCAATTTTCCCATAACCTTCATTCGATAACCAAAGAAAAGCAGCCTAAAGTAGGCAAAGGTACAATCTTAATGGACCCTGTGTATTTTGAAATGACACCTTTTGAAAGTAACCAGCAACCTGTTCCTTCACCCTCCCAACCTAATGTAGCCTGTTTTCTACTATTGGATAAAGATGTTGAGCATGTCATTGatgggaaagaaaaaagttCTGCTTATGGGGCTGATGAGGTATTTTCCACTGACGCTCAAGCCAGTACCCACAGCAGCAATGGTGTATCTCAACTAAGGTCTAGCGCAAGAAAGGTTAACATTAAGCCAAGGAGATCAGATAACCAAAGGAGAAAATGCAGGATTTTGCATGGTAGGACACACAAAGGTGGAGAGGTGACAAACTCCAGCATTATGGACGATGCAGCCCTGGCTGCAGCAAGTTCACGCTCAGCAGGAAATGGCTTGTCGAGACGCCTGTTGCGCAGCTACTCTTGCCCAGAGATCCCCTGCTTTCGTCCCCATGACACACTTTGGATTTCTTCTTTGCATTCACCCCATCACAGCAGTATTAACACATCACATCAGCACCAGTTTTCCCACACTCCCCCTGTCCATCATGCCCACAAATCTGTGCTGCGGGCTCGTCGACACACGGTCTGTAGTGTAGAAGTGGAGAGGGAGATCGCCCCTCTCTGCCTTCGTAAGGAGGTGTATCCATCCAGAAGATCGCTCCCGTATGACCGAGCCACCCAACACCTGTCTCGGAGTTTTGCACTTTCTCCCAGCGCTTCCCTCTCAGCTCTCGCATCTTGTTTCCTCTCAAGCCCCCTGGCTTTCCTTTCTAAGAAAGTTGACAGCAGAGGAGCTGCTGCCAGCCCCAGCACTTCCACTCATGGTTCTTCTCCCACCTCGTCTTCTTCCAAATACCCCCGAATATTCCTCCAAAGAACTGACTCCTCTAATGCTGCTTTGGACTATAGCATTAG TGGGAGTTCCTTGCAGTGTGAGATTGAGAGAAGGCAACAGagtgaagaggaggatgatggcGAGGACACAAGCTCTTCCAGCCAGGAGTTTGAAGATGTAGGGTTGAGAGAAGAAAAGGCTTTGTCTGATTCGGAAATCAAG GTCGTGCAAAAGCATGAAGAACGAGGGAAGGTGTCGTCTATTAGAATTCGGAAAACTTTACCCAAACCTCAGAACAACCTGACACCCATGGGCCTGCCCAAACCCATCAG GCTGAAAAAGAAGGAGTTTAGTTTGGAAGAAATTTACACCAATAAGAATTTCAGCAAACCCCCTGAAAG CCGGCTGGAGACCATCTTCGAGGTGCCTCTCAATCGCCGGAATGGCTCGGAGTCCTGTTTTGGCCAGAGGCGTTTCAAGCGATTTTTGGAGTTCCTGGATGCTGGCGAGGCCAGAAGACCAAAGAGGCCTCTTGTCGGTGTTGGAAAGGCAGGTATTTCATCTTCCAGGACGAGACGAGGTGGCTTCCCTAAAGACGAGCCGTCCCTCAGCGTGCAGGATGTGGACTCACTTCTCTGTGCCAAGCTCGATCAGCTGAATTTGTGGTTGATACACGATCAGAAAGACAGTTGA